CACACCATTAATTGCACATGGAAAGTCCCTTCATAACTGTTTTATGCCTTGAGGGATACAATCCAGCCATGCTTCTTAATTAAGCACCATATCGAAATTGAATTTACTGACCTTTGCACACTCACCGAGCCAACTCATGATACTTCTTGCAGCTTCAAACATCTCCCCTAAAGCAGTCAGTGTGGTCTGTCcatagaaataatttagaaaaaacaaGTTACTTTAAACCCTGCAGACAGTCCTTATCACATATTGTTATAATAATTGTATCTTATTGGAAAGATAGCTAATCCAACAAAGCTATAGGTCTTACTATAACTCAATGCACTTACTTTTGCTGCATAACAAGATGTGGCAAACAACTGTGCTTCATCTTCAATGGCATTTCGTTCTTTCAGCCTCCTCTTGATTTGGTCACGGGCACCAATGTAAGTAACACCATATACTGATGTCATCACTGTTTGTTTAACCAATTTCCTGTCTACCTGAGGATGATAAATCAACCTGTGAGAGTAGAAACAAGGACTAgaataaagaaaggaaagtagAAACtaattgaatttcttaattactAAATATTATTTCTGTGCCATatgtcttattttattttttttggctcATATGTGGCGTAAAAATTAAATGCATCTAAACCAATCACATTAACTTGTGGAACAGTTGTACTACTGAGTTAAATGAGCACGAGAAGCAACTGGACCTGATTAATTAAAAGCCTAGCAGACAATGCATTTGGATCAGTTGCAGGATCTTTCTGTGCATCCCTCCGCATAATATCCAGAACTCTGCATCATAGCCAAAGAAACCAGAATATTACACAAGATATGAGAACTAAGAAGATTCCATCCATTCATAATGGTTAAAATGTCTAATATATGCTTCATCGGAGATTCGAGGATTAGTTATAGCAAATAAAATTCTACATATAGATCAACTATGCGGTTTGGTAAAGAAATTCTAGACATAAAGTTCattattatgtataatttgcttgtaaaaacttaaaagaagaggaaaaatgaaaatcttAAAGAGATAAAAAGATGAAAGATTTAGAACATGAGCTAAGGAGGAACAAAGTCTAACAAAAATCACTTTTGTTATGTGTTCTTATCCttaatttaagaaaacaaaGAATACCCTTTCTAGATACATCATCATGGTGaggtttttaaagaaaaaaatattataaaaggCATTCAAATTAGTAAGTCAAAACTAGCTAAGAATTTCTGGTTCGGAAAAATGGCGTTTGCATTGAATAATCAGGTGGCAgatgagtcataagactcacTAATCAGTAATCAAGGTATTGAAGTTCCCTTGAGCTCATGCTCCTTATATCTGAGAAGAGAAACTAGAGCAATCTTTATCGTTAAGCCAGTCAAGAAGTCAATACTCATCAAGTTGCCTCTCTGGTTAGGAATGAGTTCAAGGATactgtttaaataatattagatggtgaatttcttttcttttactaCTATATATCTTTGTACATCATACTTAGTTTAATTCTTACCCTTAAGGGTTTATTTTCATTTGAGTCATAGGCAACACCACAGGAACCTAcaatattttccatattttcatattttttgttcCATTTAGCATATACACCCATTATCAGCTATGCTTCACAATCACCAACCCATCATCATTATCCACACCTTGCATATATTGTCCTCATTTTGTATTTGAGCTTTCTTAGTTAGTGGTTGACAATTCTAGCTTTCATCCTACTAGATCCACCCCACCCCAGAAAATACGAAGATTTTATTTCCTCCATCTTTGAATTTCAGAATCTCACATTGAACCCAGATTGGTTTATAAGGGTGGGGGCCCTGGTAGATGGCTGGATCTCGATTGTTGAGAGAGAGGTCTTTCCCAACATTGAAgttcgctctctctctctctcttatctctaGAAAAGACCAGTGACTAGGTCTGACAACAGTGAAAGAAAgagagggcgagagagagagaagggggggggggggggttgcgtCTTGTCAGCCACCTCTGCCGGAGGCCTTGCTATCAGTGAAAGTCAGCTCCTGCCATGGTTTtcagagggggggggggggggggggggggggtgtgagagagagagagagagagatgaggggtTTCAAATGCAAGGGCATTTTGGTTAGCATCATCATTAACTTCACTATATCCTAACTAAGTTACGGTTCGTGCAGTGTGGGAGGAAGAATCagtgaaaacaaaagaaattgtgTGAAAAAAGTGTAAGATCCAATCTTGAACGAAGATATGAAATCAGGATTTAAGAAAACCTCAAAAGTAGAATTAGAATAAAAAAGGCTGCTTACAAAGTCCCTTAAAAGACTATTTATACTAGGTGACAACTATAATAAATCCTAATCCTGGATCATATAGGAATCCTAGTGCATGATGAATCCATCTTTTTTTAAAAGTCACATGCTAGTCacatgaatatttattaaagctaataaacaaaaagtatttaaaacctaaaaatttaaatgctaagcaaaattaaacaaatgaaACAAGATAAAAACactaataacaaaaaaactGCTCGTGCAccagtcacattgacaatacaaatccacgCAAAAGaataatgtggcaaaattttacatCGGATACCCTTCCTAACATAATCCTCTAGTGAGATAACAATGAGATGAAGTTCCAACACTATCTTCATAAGGAAACATTTCATAAGATGGTTGTGAACAAAGATAATTGGGGTTAACTAACAGTGGGGGAGAAACTGCAATGTGGTTTCCATAGGGAAAGCACttgtattttctcaaacatcaaGAGTATTGCCTGCATTTACTCTAAACCTTACGGGCACTCAGCATATTTTTCcctttaaaatatcatataataataCTCTTTTTAGTTActtgtgattttttttccaaattggCCCAtggattaaatattttatgggggcaattttgggaaaatttgaactttatatgttgtattttctaggaaattggaggctggaggggggggggggggggggggttgggatTGCCCACACTCAAGCTAAATGTAGTTGTGTTAGTTCTTTGATTCTTTATGGTCCTTCTAGATTTCAATTCCTTATTAGGATCGAGATTTGTTCCATTCAACCCAAAACTGGTCAGGTTAGTTCCATAATATTAACTTGCCAGGGCTGGGGACTTTCTTTCATTACATTGTCTTTACCAATGTTAACTGCCTATAGTCCAAATTTCCACAAAATAAGCTAGTTGTTTGTTTCTATAATAGTTACAAATTTGTTATCCCATTATTAATGCACAGATAAATGCCAAAATCTGCTTTCTCATTAAAGTtacatatacataaaataaataaaaataatgaggaAAGAAGTCTGCAGTCAGAAATAGAATAATTACCTGgcagaattaaaaaataataatgaggAAAGAAGCATGTAgtctgaaaaaaaataattacctAGCAGCAATCCCAGAGTAAACATCTGCTGGCTTATCTCCTGCAACAAGATTGACTGCGGCTGCTCCTAACTAAAGAAATTTAGCAATTTCAAGCAGAAATGGCAGTAATTAGGCAGGAATcaggaaaaacaaaacaagGAAGTTGCTAGCATGAAAGagaacaattttaaaagaaagcAAATTGAACAGCTGTGTTAGCCACCTTTGGGGAAAAGGACATTATGGACATTAGTGCGATGTGCACTACTCATGAAACATTGACAAAAGAAATGCATGACACAAATCAATAAATGCCAGCCAATATCGGTTAATATTCTACAGTCAAGTCACATTCACCTACCCTCTGTAAACAATCTACCACCACCATTCATCTCCAAGAATGCAAGTAAACTAGTAAGTGTACAAAGAAAAAACGAGGGCATATAACAGCAAGAATGTAATTCTTGTATGTGACCATCAATAAGTTGAATTTACTTTTTCTtaacacaaacaaataaaatttcttaatgAAACATGCTTAGTTATGATATGAGTTATTAGGGCCCTATCTTCTGtaaggccatagatagaaatgattggcaagctaaaattcatgtagccaactccCCAAATGAGAATAAGGCTCATTATGTCGTACAACATATAAAGTTTCTGCAATGTCAACTGTGGCTTCTGTCATGTCCATTTGcttaacaaaaatattccaCCTCCATCTGCCCTACAATAAATAAGTATTCAAAATGGATCGATGATCACAAACAATATGACTgcttcttttatctttttcaattcCAAATGTTCAAGGTTCCAGTGAAAGAGACAAATAGGTGACATGGTAATTCAGCCCAAAGATATCACCAAAACACAAACTAGGAAGTTATAGCAGAGTATAGAAGTTGCAACCAGCACACTACCAAGTGAACTTTTGTGTTActtattctagattttgcactAAAAGAATACGAGACGACCATAGCAAGAAGTCACCAAATACTATTAATGAAGGATAGAGAACACATTACCTTGTCCCTTCCAAGGGCAGCATAATGTTGCAAGCCATTACATGATCCATCCTTGAAAAAGTATCAATAAGATGAAAATTCTTGGATTAAGTTCCACATAGTGGACTATCAAAGAAATGGATGCAGTTACAAAAGTATAGGAAAAGAAGCAGGTACTagttttaaatgtatattaCAGACCACTTCTAACTTTGTCAGATTGGGTGCACCTACAAGTGTTCatgtaagaaaagaagcttTATTTGATGCAGACTCAAAATGTAGTCTGACATGCAACAGAAGACAGGATGcatgttcttttctttttcaactcaGTTCCCTGTCTTTTCAATCAAGGTACCTCAAGTAATAAGTTGAAcatgtttcctttttcttgtttgtttttgccTCAGTCTTTGAACCAAACCAGGCCTTGCTTAGTTTCTATGGAAGCgaataaacaaaatacatacagaTTTATTACCAGATActgcatcatgcatgcattttCTAGATGGGTAGGCCAGATCAAAAGTTTAATAGAAACAGTAGTACCTGGTGGACAGGCATATGAGAAAGAAAAGTCTCCGGAGAGGGGCTTCTTAATGCTTCAGTAAGATTTACACATGTTGCTAAGCATTGAAGTGGGTCCTCTGCACCCAACCACCAGCGTCTTCCTTCCAGAGGCCGGTCTGCAGAATCAAAGATATCATCCAAATGATCCTCCGTAAATCCTATGCGACCATCATACGACAACTTGTCCACACCACCAGCATACAAATTTGCAAGATGTATCTTCAGCCAACGTAACCCGGACTTTCCAAGGGGGCGCCCCTCGGCAAACTCCAGAATGCCTCGGCAAAGATCAGAGCCAAGATGGTTCAAATATGGATGCATGGGATACGCACGACCACGGAAATCAAGGTTATGTGGATAGAAGAAGCCATCTTCATCCTTCATCTTTCGAGCAACCTGCACCACATTCTGTAAGGATCAATCTACCTCTTAACAAAACATCCAGAACATCTGATAGTGCAACAGGGATTCAAAAAAGAAACTACATACAGCAAGTTTTAGTTCTATATCACACCGCTGTGAATGCCTCTCACTATTCTCTTTTTTTACAGTTCTAACTTTCCACTTCCATTTTCTGATTTCTGCTTCATCTTCTGTGTCTGGTTCATCTGGTAAAGGAACCTGcaatttcaataatttaaaagattcaAAACTGGAACTAGTCCACATCATCAACTTCAATCTATCAGAGGATTATCAAGCAATTCccaaaatcaaatgaaattaGAAAGCAAAAAAAGGAACTAGGAAAATAAGTTCTTATATAGAAGTAACTAACATCTTCTCGGCTGACCAAGTCTGCAAGATGGCCTCCACTAGCCCATATCCTGTCTATGACACCAAGAACTCGTTTATTTACTCTCCATTTGGCACTACCAAGTGTATTAAGGGCCTGAAACATAGCAAGAAAAAAGTATTACTTGATACCAAAAAAAATCCCATTTGTAGTTTGTGAGAAACCAGTTAGACGATGTGATTGTGACAGGTTTGTTAGACCAACTACATGATGTTATTTCACAACAAAACAATCAAAAAAATCATAAGCACAATATAGAAAAATCATCGCATAAAAGATTAATTCCAGTTTCCCCCATATAACCATGACAAATTGGATAAGTTATGCGTACCCCACAATGCTATTTGCATGAAAAAAGCTTCATCATACATGATTAACAGAACAACtacttgtcaaaaaaattaataatattgatggcaataacaaaaataagaaccaAATAGAATAACATAGAGAGGTCTAGAAATAATAAAACCCATCAAACCTCAAAAACAGGTTCTAATTGCTTCTTTGGAGTCCTTTTTACTGCATCACGTTGCTGTTTTGCTCCATGTGTGCGCATGATATATGATGGTAGGAACAAATATGCTCCTTTATCATACCTGTTGgcataacaaaaaaatttaccaaGGACAGCAGTTAATAGTCTCAGCTACCACTGATGGTGATAGAAAGCTAGAAGTCTCATAAATATTCAGGCCGCATATTCAGTCTCTTGTAAACAGTTACAACTACTAAATACTTATTTTCTCTGTTGAATAAAGTAAGATCATAATTCTGTGATGTTAAAACTGTCAGCATTTTCCAGAATATAACGGGTTGTTTTTTTCgtattttagttttcaattttgagttttaaattcattttcagttttgtgttttgagtgtttgttttgaaattgctgaaaacgcgttctttttgtctgtagtgttttccgtgttttggaaattttgagcgtgtttgtgatgaaaacaaccaaaatgactttttgttattttgagttttctttacaaaatttttcttgttttcgaaaatgcatttttgaaaatatgaaagtaaacatGTTTTCACTGTTTTGGAAAACTGAAAACGGtctgaaaatagtaaagagaacatgGTCTAAAGTTTTAGAGTTCCAATTTATCTTTGGAGGCTCAAGCAGAGGCTCGTTTCCTTGTTTCCTTATGTTTTCTCATATAAATCTTTTGCCTCCAGCTATTGTGGATCCCATTTCCATACCAACTCAAGATATGCTTATGGGACTCTAAATGTAAAGTAACATGAAAATGACCTACAATATCAGACCACGTAAATCAAGGAGTATCATACCCTGTCCAGTTCACTGGAGGTACCAACATGGGCATGTATGGAATCACCATGTGCCTGGCCTGCTCGAAAAAGAGGAACTATAATCATCTTGAATTCTCAAAGATAACATGAATAAGTGGAAAAACAAATGTGAAGAAAACAGTTTACAGATTAATGATAATAACTTTGTAAGCCAGGTAAGTTTATGGGTTGAAAGAACTGCCTGTTACACTTACAGTTCTTTCCAGGCCTTTCCGGACTAATGGGTCACATTCAATTACTCCATATCGCCTGCTAAATTTCCTATAGAAACAGAAAACACAAACACATTCAAAGTAATGTGGGAGGAGGGGAAGGCATGAGagaggtttttctttttttctttttcttttttgctccATATAGAGGTTTTtcaatgattaaaaaaatatctacttACTGCGCTTCCTTGGTTACAGTTTTCAGTGTGTGTATAAAGGCAGGGCGAATATCCGGTGGACCATCACCTACTTGATCAGCTGGAGGTTGTATATAGGCAGTGTCCATCAAAATCTGAATCAGACGGCATCCAACCTGAAAAGAACATTTGTCAACATTTACAGTGACGCAACATCTAATTGCCACCATCGTAATcataacaaaaggaaaaaacttGAATCACATCTTAACTCTTAAGAGAACAAACCTTGACTTGAGCATCCAGTCCCCAAGGTTTTATATCATTGTGTTCTTTCACTATTTTTCTCACTTGATGCAGCTTTTGCTTTTTCATCAAGACAGCAACCTTCTTCCTTAACTTTTTTTGTTCTTGAACCGAAGAATCAGATCCTTTTTCAGGATTCTTTTTGAATGCATTCTTATTCTTTGTCCTCTCCATAAACCTGTGTATCCTAGCCTGGCAGACAATGAATACCTTCTTATAAGATGAGCAATCATTCACTGACAAGGACATATGTagttcttattttaatttttctgttctattttattgatttgGTATGTGTTTGGGAGATGGTAGGAACAGAGTCTAAAAAAGGAAGGATAGATTCCtcaatcaaaaattatataagtaAACCATGCTAAAAGGCAGCAGATATCCCTTTTTTTTCCccggggggtggggggggggaaTGAAGGGGTATTAAGGGACGAAAGGCCACCTCGTTAGAGCTCATTTCATAATGACCTAGCC
The sequence above is a segment of the Diospyros lotus cultivar Yz01 chromosome 7, ASM1463336v1, whole genome shotgun sequence genome. Coding sequences within it:
- the LOC127805923 gene encoding DNA-directed RNA polymerase 1B, mitochondrial isoform X1 — its product is MWKTLWRQTCLKKLKSSPQFYVLRPCCFSSVTLSDDEEVKFQNSMDSAVASCSALRRIRSGFCSYSSSGFGSLMFARGYGSVAEAIVSSTTEEDEEEDSGDKEEMRRLMERQVMSRLGKVEVAAAQQGQVKKTSKLVGGMGQGKYLMLRRRQVKIETEAWEEAAKEYQELLMDMCEQKLAPNLPYMKSLFLGWFEPLRDAILAEQRLCVEGKNRSAYAPYFDQLPADMMAVITMHKLMGLLMTGGGQGGARVVQAACHIGEAIENEARIHRFMERTKNKNAFKKNPEKGSDSSVQEQKKLRKKVAVLMKKQKLHQVRKIVKEHNDIKPWGLDAQVKVGCRLIQILMDTAYIQPPADQVGDGPPDIRPAFIHTLKTVTKEAQKFSRRYGVIECDPLVRKGLERTARHMVIPYMPMLVPPVNWTGYDKGAYLFLPSYIMRTHGAKQQRDAVKRTPKKQLEPVFEALNTLGSAKWRVNKRVLGVIDRIWASGGHLADLVSREDVPLPDEPDTEDEAEIRKWKWKVRTVKKENSERHSQRCDIELKLAVARKMKDEDGFFYPHNLDFRGRAYPMHPYLNHLGSDLCRGILEFAEGRPLGKSGLRWLKIHLANLYAGGVDKLSYDGRIGFTEDHLDDIFDSADRPLEGRRWWLGAEDPLQCLATCVNLTEALRSPSPETFLSHMPVHQDGSCNGLQHYAALGRDKLGAAAVNLVAGDKPADVYSGIAARVLDIMRRDAQKDPATDPNALSARLLINQVDRKLVKQTVMTSVYGVTYIGARDQIKRRLKERNAIEDEAQLFATSCYAAKTTLTALGEMFEAARSIMSWLGECAKIIALENEPVRWTTPLGLPVVQPYRQIGRHLIKTSLQILTLQRETDKVMVKRQRTAFPPNFVHSLDGSHMMMTAVACKEVGLNFAGVHDSYWTHACDVEQMNIILRQKFVELYEAPILENLLESFQKSFPSLGFPPLPERGDFDLREVMESPYFFN
- the LOC127805923 gene encoding DNA-directed RNA polymerase 1B, mitochondrial isoform X2, with amino-acid sequence MWKTLWRQTCLKKLKSSPQFYVLRPCCFSSVTLSDDEEVKFQNSMDSAVASCSALRRIRSGFCSYSSSGFGSLMFARGYGSVAEAIVSSTTEEDEEEDSGDKEEMRRLMERQVMSRLGKVEVAAAQQGQVKKTSKLVGGMGQGKYLMLRRRQVKIETEAWEEAAKEYQELLMDMCEQKLAPNLPYMKSLFLGWFEPLRDAILAEQRLCVEGKNRSAYAPYFDQLPADMMAVITMHKLMGLLMTGGGQGGARVVQAACHIGEAIENEARIHRFMERTKNKNAFKKNPEKGSDSSVQEQKKLRKKVAVLMKKQKLHQVRKIVKEHNDIKPWGLDAQVKVGCRLIQILMDTAYIQPPADQVGDGPPDIRPAFIHTLKTVTKEAQKFSRRYGVIECDPLVRKGLERTARHMVIPYMPMLVPPVNWTGYDKGAYLFLPSYIMRTHGAKQQRDAVKRTPKKQLEPVFEALNTLGSAKWRVNKRVLGVIDRIWASGGHLADLVSREDVPLPDEPDTEDEAEIRKWKWKVRTVKKENSERHSQRCDIELKLAVARKMKDEDGFFYPHNLDFRGRAYPMHPYLNHLGSDLCRGILEFAEGRPLGKSGLRWLKIHLANLYAGGVDKLSYDGRIGFTEDHLDDIFDSADRPLEGRRWWLGAEDPLQCLATCVNLTEALRSPSPETFLSHMPVHQDGSCNGLQHYAALGRDKLGAAAVNLVAGDKPADVYSGIAARVLDIMRRDAQKDPATDPNALSARLLINQVDRKLVKQTVMTSVYGVTYIGARDQIKRRLKERNAIEDEAQLFATSCYAAKTTLTALGEMFEAARSIMSWLGECAKIVMSDAAVIS